A region from the Cherax quadricarinatus isolate ZL_2023a chromosome 79, ASM3850222v1, whole genome shotgun sequence genome encodes:
- the LOC128702706 gene encoding uncharacterized protein isoform X2: MKTLLLMILVSLAALPPPAQGLQCYTCVTSGNDMTCLSDPEHVVNGSPITDCKQGENICCTITRQEYLETPGVAQSFGRGCQENCMEDGFSENPDSTQVIYLTYCKTPKCNKGDGNVPLDDCRGISGRLQGHFE; encoded by the exons ATGAAGACTCTGCTGTTGATGATTCTCGTCAGCCTGGCGGCTCTTCCTCCACCAGCGCaag GTCTCCAGTGTTATACGTGTGTGACTAGTGGGAACGACATGACGTGTCTGAGCGACCCAGAACATGTGGTCAACGGGTCGCCCATCACAGACTGCAAGCAAGGTGAAAATATCTGCTGCACCATCACTCGTCAGGAGTACCTGGAGACTCCAG GTGTGGCGCAGTCCTTTGGTCGAGGCTGCCAGGAAAACTGCATGGAAGACGGCTTCTCAGAGAACCCAGACTCTACCCAGGTTATCTACCTCACCTACTGCAAGACGCCCAAGTGTAACAAGGGTGATGGAAACGTACCTCTGGACG ATTGCAGGGGCATTTCTGGCAGATTGCAGGGGCATTTCGAGTGA
- the LOC128702706 gene encoding uncharacterized protein isoform X1, protein MKTLLLMILVSLAALPPPAQGLQCYTCVTSGNDMTCLSDPEHVVNGSPITDCKQGENICCTITRQEYLETPGVAQSFGRGCQENCMEDGFSENPDSTQVIYLTYCKTPKCNKGDGNVPLDDGGGGDDSNKDNVIKNIPGNVASLTTPLPLLMAAAALALAPGN, encoded by the exons ATGAAGACTCTGCTGTTGATGATTCTCGTCAGCCTGGCGGCTCTTCCTCCACCAGCGCaag GTCTCCAGTGTTATACGTGTGTGACTAGTGGGAACGACATGACGTGTCTGAGCGACCCAGAACATGTGGTCAACGGGTCGCCCATCACAGACTGCAAGCAAGGTGAAAATATCTGCTGCACCATCACTCGTCAGGAGTACCTGGAGACTCCAG GTGTGGCGCAGTCCTTTGGTCGAGGCTGCCAGGAAAACTGCATGGAAGACGGCTTCTCAGAGAACCCAGACTCTACCCAGGTTATCTACCTCACCTACTGCAAGACGCCCAAGTGTAACAAGGGTGATGGAAACGTACCTCTGGACG atggtggtggtggagatgacaGCAACAAGGATAACGTTATTAAGAACATCCCTGGCAACGTAGCTTCTCTCACTACCCCGCTGCCGCTTCTGATGGCTGCCGCAGCCTTGGCACTAGCTCCTGGGAACTAG